The Syntrophotalea acetylenivorans genome contains the following window.
ACCGAAGTGAGGGTAGCCAAACCGTGAGATGGTTCGATGTTGATTGCCCAGGATTATGAAATATCGATGTCTTGTTTTTAAATCAGTGAAGCGAATCAGTTATATAGGGCGATAAAAGGCCCGCAACAGGAGGTCCCCATGTCCTTTGGACACAAACATATTCTCGGGATTGAACAGCTTTCAGCCGATGACATTACGTTAATTCTCGATACCGCTGAAAGTTTTAAGGAAGTCAGCACCCGCGAAATTAAAAAGGTACCGACTCTGCGCGGCAAAACGATTATCAATATATTCTTTGAAGCCAGCACTCGCACCAGAGCATCCTTTGAGATTGCCGGCAAACGGTTGTCCGCTGATACCATGAACATCAGTGCTTCGACCTCTGCGGTGGTTAAGGGTGAGACCCTTGAGGATACGGCTAAAAACCTTGAGGCCATGCATCCTGATATCATCGTTATGCGCCATGGGCATTCGGGAGCCCCCCATTACCTGGCTGAGCGCTGTGGCTTTTCTGTCGTCAATGCTGGTGATGGAGCCCATGAACACCCGAGCCAGGCACTGCTCGATCTGATGACCATACGTGAAAAGAAGGGCACCATCGAGGGTTTGGTTGTAGCGATCGTCGGCGATATCGCCCATAGTCGCGTGGCCCGATCGAATATCTATGCTTTAAAGAAAATGGGGGCCACAGTTCGGCTGGCCGGTCCCGGAACCTTGCTGCCAACCGAGATTGAGCGCATGGGTGCCGAAGTCACTACGGACATGAATACGGCATTGGACGGGGCCGATGTGGTTATGATGCTGCGTATCCAGCAAGAAAGGCAGGGCAAGGCCCTGTTACCTTCGAATCGAGAGTACAGCCGCTTCTATGGTCTCAATCCGGAAAACCTGAAACTGGCTAAAGCCGATGCTCTTGTTATGCATCCAGGGCCGATGAATCGCGGTGTTGAGATATCCTCGGCCGTTGCCGACGGCGCGCAAAATGTCATCCTTGACCAGGTTGAAAATGGTGTGGCGGTTCGCATGGCCCTGCTTTATCTTGTCTCCGGCGGTGAACAATTAGCCGAACAGAGCGCCTGATATATTTCCAACTCATCACCAACTGGGGTAGACCATGAAAATTCTTATAAAGGGCGGTCGCCTGATTGACCCGGCCAACAGCATAGACGATCAGCTGGATGTGCTCATCGAAAACGGTTGTGTAGCGGCTGTTGGTACGAACCTGGACTCCGATAATGCTCAGGTGCTCGACGCGACAAATCGCCTGGTTGTTCCGGGGCTGATCGATGTCCATGTTCATCTTCGGGAACCCGGATATGAATACAAAGAAGACATTCAGTCCGGCACTCGAGCGGCGGTGGCAGGTGGATTCACTTCTGTAGCCTGTATGCCGAATACTGATCCCGTTAACGACAACAAAACCGTTACGAGCTATATCTGTCAGAAAGCCGCCGAGGTTGGGCTGGCAACGGTTTTTCCTGTAGGCGCCATCACTAAAGGCCTTAAAGGCGAATCCTTATCAGAAATGGGACAATTACGGGAAGCTGGGTGTGTCGCAGTTACCGATGATGGTCGTCCGGTAGATGACGGTGAAATTATGCGCCGGGCCATGGAATATGCGCGGTCCTTCGACCTGCCGGTCATCAGCCATGCTGAAGACCTGGCGATTGTCGGCGGCGGTGTCATGAACGACGGTTTTGTCGCTACCGAACTCGGCCTGAAGGGGATACCCTGGGTCGCCGAAGATGCCATGGTCGCACGGGATGTGATGCTCGCTGAATTTACCGGAGCTCGCCTTCATGTTGCTCATGTCTCTACCCGCGGCGCCGTCGAAATTATCCGGGCAGCACAAAAACGTGGTGTGGCCGTTACCGCTGAGGTAACACCTCATCACTTCACCCTGACTGAAGAAGCGGTGCGGGGCTATGACACCAACGCCAAAATGAACCCTCCGTTGCGTAGCGCTGATGATGTTGCCGCAATAAGGCAAGGGCTTGCCGACGGAACAATCGGCGTTATCGCCACCGATCACGCTCCGCATCACCGCGACGAGAAAAACGTGGAGTTCAACATTGCGATGAACGGCATTGTCGGACTTGAAACGGCATTGCCCTTAACCCTGAGGTTGGTCGAAGAAGGGGTCCTGTCTTTGTCTGAGGCTATAGCGCGACTGACGTGTGGTCCCGCCCAGGCGCTCAACTTATCTCGAGGGTCCCTCACCGTCGGGAGCATTGCCGATGTCACTGTCATTGACCCCGAATGCGCTTGGAAATTAGAGGCTGAAGAACTGTTGTCCAAGAGCAAGAACACTCCCTTTGACGGCTGGAGCTTGAAGGGCAAAGCCACCAACACTTTGGTCCGCGGGAAAATCGTTTACAATAGTGATGAAGTTTAAAGTCTCATATCCACAACAAATATTTATATCTAAATCATTTTGTTAATATATCGAACAACGATGCATCAGTATCAGAGGAGTAACAATTTATGAAAGCAGTTCTGGCCCTTGCTGACGGCAGGGTTTTCTACGGTAAGGCTTTCGGTGCCTGCGGTGAAACAACCGGTGAGGTTGTCTTCAATACCAGCATGACCGGCTACCAGGAGATTCTTACGGATCCTTCCTATTGTGGTGAAATCGTCACCATGACCTATCCGCAAATCGGTAATTACGGCATCAATCGTGAGGATGTTGAGTCGGGTAAACCTCATCTGTCTGGTTTTGTGGTTAAGGAATATTGCGATTTCCCGAGCAATTGGCGTTCGGACATGACCCTTAACGACTACCTCGTTGAAAACGGTGTGGTCGGAATTCAGGGCATCGATACTCGTGCGCTGGTTCGGCACATACGGGACAAGGGTGCCCAAAACGGCATTATTTCCAGCGTTGACCTCGATCCAGAGAGTCTGATTGCCAAAGCCCGGAAGGCTCCGTCACTCGTCGGCCAGGATCTGGTACAGAAAGTTACTTGTGACTCTCCTTACAAGTGGCAAGAAGGCATCTGGACTCTCGGCAGCGGTTATAGTCAGGCCGAAGGGGATGGCCAATTTAAAGTTGTCGCTTATGACTTCGGTATCAAGCGCAATATCTTGCGTCACCTTACTGAAGCCGGGTGCCGAGTGACGGTAGTGCCCGCCGATACTCCCGCACAAGATGTACTGGCGATGGATCCGGACGGAATTTTCCTTAGCAATGGCCCCGGAGACCCGGAACCCATTGCCTATGCCCAGGACAACATTCGTCAGCTGCTTGGCAAGAAGCCGATCTTCGGTATCTGTCTCGGTCATCAATTGTTGGCGCTGGCCCTTGGCGGCAAAACCTTCAAGCTCAAGTTCGGGCATCGCGGCGGGAATCAGCCGGTCATGCGCCATGAAAGCGGTCAAGTTGAGATCACCTCACAGAATCATGGTTTCGCAGTAGAAGCGGGAAGCATCGATGATGAGGCGGTACAGACCCATATCAACCTTAATGACAACACCATTGAGGGGCTTGAGCACAAACGATTGCCCGCCTTTTCGGTGCAGTATCACCCCGAAGCATCTCCCGGGCCTCACGATGCTCGCTACCTGTTTGAACGTTTTACCGCTTTGATGGCAAAACAACGCGGCGAATAACCGGGCGCCAGCCCCCAGTTAACGACCATCCGTCTCATAAGACGGTTCACACTATAGAAGGACTGAGAATGCCTAAGCGTACCGATATAGAAAAAATCCTCATCATCGGAGCCGGCCCCATTATTATCGGCCAGGCCTGCGAGTTTGACTACTCTGGGACCCAGGCCTGCAAGGCCCTCAAAGAAGAGGGTTATTCGGTGATTCTGCTCAACTCCAATCCGGCCACTATCATGACCGACCCGGATTTTGCCGACCGTACTTATATCGAACCGGTCACGCCTGAGTCTCTTGAGCGAATCATCGCAAAAGAACGCCCTGATGCCGTTTTGCCCACCCTGGGTGGCCAGACTGCTCTCAATACCGCAGTAGCGGTAGCCAAGTCGGGAGTTCTGGAAAAGTACGGTGTTGAGCTCATTGGTGCCAAACTTCCGGCTATTGAAAAAGCTGAAGACCGCACCCTCTTTAAAGCCGCCATGGAAAAGATTGGCGTGGCCGTACCCCGTTCCGGTCTGGCCCACGATTACCACGAAGCCATGGAGGTTGTTGAGCATGTCGGTTTCCCGGCCATTATCCGCCCCTCTTTCACCCTGGGCGGCACCGGAGGCGGCATCGCCTATAACCGGGAAGAATACGAAGTCATGGCCATGGCCGGGATTGACGCCTCGCCGACCGACGAAATCCTCGTTGAAGAATCAGTCATCGGCTGGAAGGAATACGAGCTTGAGGTCATGCGCGACATGGCCGACAACGTGGTGATTATCTGCTCTATTGAAAATCTAGATCCCATGGGCATCCATACCGGCGACTCGATCACCGTGGCTCCCGCGCAGACCCTGACCGACAAGGAATATCAGATCCTGCGCGATGCATCCCTGAAGATCATTCGCGAAATCGGCGTCGATACCGGTGGCTCCAATATTCAATTCGGCATCAATCCCAAAGACGGTCGACTCGTCGTCATTGAAATGAATCCCCGAGTCTCCCGTTCCTCGGCTCTGGCATCCAAGGCTACCGGCTTTCCCATCGCCAAAATCGCCGCCAAGCTATCGGTGGGTTATACCCTCGACGAGATCCCTAATGATATTACGCAAGAAACATTTGCCTCCTTTGAGCCGACTATCGACTATGTGGTAACCAAAATACCACGGTTCACCTTTGAAAAATTTCCTCAGGCCGACAGCACTCTCACCACCCAGATGAAATCGGTTGGGGAGGTCATGTCGATCGGCCGAACCTTTAAGGAGAGCCTGCAAAAGGCCTTGCGCTCACTGGAAATTGGTTCCTACGGATTCGAAAGTCGCATCTATGAAACACCGGCTGTCTATGGCCAGCCCCTCTCCGAAGAGGTTAAAAACCAACTCTACAGCAAGCTGCGAACTCCCAATTGTGAGATGCTCTGGTATCTGGCCGATGCTCTGCGTGCCGGTCTAAGTTGCGACGAGCTGTATAAGGAAACGGCCATTGATCCCTGGTTTTTAAATAATATTGCCCAGATCGTGGCAATGGAAAAGGTGCTCTTCGAGCGCAAGCCAAGTTCCGTCATTGATGACCAATCCCTCGCCGATATGCTGCGGGAGGCCAAAGAATATGGCTTTTCGGACCGACGTTTAGCTGCCCTCTGGCAAATCACAGAAGGAGAGGTGCGGGCCTTACGGTACCGACTGAACGTCCGCCCCGTATACAAACGCGTTGATACTTGTGGCGCCGAATTTGTTGCCCACACACCCTATCTCTACTCGACCTACGAAACCGAATGCGAGAGTTTGCCCACCAACAAAAAGAAGATTATGATTCTTGGTGGTGGTCCGAACCGCATCGGCCAGGGAATTGAATTCGATTATTGTTGTGTACACGGTGTTATGGCCTTGATCGAGGCCGGTTACGAGACCATTATGGTCAACTGCAACCCTGAAACGGTATCAACTGACTACGACACCTCCGATCGTCTGTATTTTGAACCATTAACCCTGGAAGATGTCCTGGAAATCGTGGATATCGAAAAGCCCGAAGGGGTTATCGTTCAATTCGGCGGGCAAACTCCCCTTAAACTTGCCGTGGCATTGGAAGAAGCTGGCGTGCCGATCATTGGTACCAGCCCTGACGCCATCGACCGCGCCGAGGACAGGGAACGCTTCCAAGCACTACTTCATAAACTCGAACTCAAACAACCGGAAAACGGTCTGGCCCGTTCTTTTGAAGAAGCGGAACAGGTCGCTGCCCGTATCGGTTACCCGGTCGTAGTAAGACCGTCCTACGTACTCGGTGGCCGGGCCATGGAAATTGTTTACCAGGTTGAACAACTGCGTAACTATATGCTCCATGCAGTACAGGCTTCACCGGACCATCCTATCCTGGTTGACAAGTTTCTTGAACAAGCGATCGAGGTTGATGTCGACGCCCTTTGTGATGGAACGGATGTGGTTATCGGCGGCATCATGCAGCATATTGAAGAGGCCGGCATCCACTCGGGGGACTCGGCCTGCGTCCTGCCGCCATTTTCCCTTGATCCTGAATTGGTTGAAGAGATTCGTCGGCAGACCCGGGCTCTTGCCCTTGAGCTTAATGTTATCGGCCTGATGAATATTCAGTTTGCCGTTAAGGATGGCGTCATCTACCTGCTTGAGGTGAATCCCCGAGCCAGTCGTACGGTACCGTTTGTCTCCAAAGCGACCGGCAGACCTTGTGCTAAAATTGCTGCGCGAATTATGGCTGGCGCCACTCTTGCCGAACTTGGTGTCGAGGGGGAACTCACGCCTGAATATATGTCGGTCAAAGAAGCGGTTTTCCCCTTTGTCAAGTTCCCGGGTGTCGACACTCTCCTTGGTCCTGAAATGAAATCGACCGGTGAAGTCATGGGCATTGATGCTGATTTCGGCAAGGCCTTTGCCAAAGCCCAACTCGGTGCCGGTGTCAAACTGCCAACCTCTGGCAAAATATTTGTAAGCATCAAAGATACCGACAAGCCCTTGGTTGTCGATGCCATGCGGCAGCTTGAAGGAGCCGGCTTCGAACTGCTTGCTACCGGAGGAACCGCCAGCTACCTGCAAGAGCAGGGCATAAAAGTAACTGCGATCAATAAGGTTAAAGAGGGACGTCCCCATTGTGTTGACGCTATCAAGAGTCGTGAAATAGCCATGGTTTTCAATACGACCTTTGGCCCCGATTCGGTCTCCGATTCCTATTCCATCCGCCGCTCTGCACTGATGCAGAACCTGGCCTATTTCACCACCGTTGCCGGCATTGAAGCGGCTGTGGCAGGAGTTCTGGCCCTTCAGCGAGAAACCCTTGACGTTACCCCCCTTCAAGAGTATTATGTGCAACGTTGAAAAACTAGCATTCAGACATCATTAAAACATTCACCTTCGGGCGGGTTTTCCCGCCCGATGATTTTTTTATTTAAGGAATCAATACCAGTATGTCACGTTCAATCCCCATGACCGAGGAAGGTCATCGCCTTCTTCAGGAAGAGTTGAAAAATCTGATTCGTGTCGAGCGCCCCAAAGTCGTGCAAGAAATCGCCGAGGCTCGCGATCACGGTGACCTTTCTGAAAATGCTGAATACGATGCAGCCAAAAACCGTCAAGGCTTTATTGAAGGCCGTATCAAAGAGCTCAACGATAAAATAGCTCGGGCGGAAGTGATCGACCCTGCCACCTTGACTGGAGACAAAGTGCTTTTTGGGGCTAAGGTCACTCTATTCGACATTGATATCGAAAACGAAGTCACCTATCAAATTGTGGGTGAAGACGAAGCCGACATCAAAAAGGGGAAAATTTCCGTCACCTCACCGGTTGGCAAAGCCTTAATTGGGCGTAGCCTCGATACGGAAGTGCGCATTGCCGTACCTTCTGGCGTCAAAATTTATGAAATTACCGAAATCTGTTACGAATAGTCGTCGTTTATTCGGCAGCGAAAGGACCTCGCATGAACCTCAAAGTTAATAAGAATATGACCTTTAAAGACGTCCTCGATATGGGACCTGAGGTGGTGCAGGTCTTTGTTAAATACAATATGGGTTGTGTCGGCTGCGCCGCCGCCAAATTCGAAAGCATTGAGCAAGGCGCCAAAGCTCACGGTGTAAATCTCGATGATCTGCTCCGAGATCTTAATAATGCCCTTAACGATTAATTGACGGGGAGGGCAGGTGTCCGCCTCTCGCAATGAACCGCTAAACTCTAATCCCCTTGCCACTCCCCTAAGCAACTTAAGGGGAGTGGGCCCGCGCATCGCCGAAAAACTTGGCAAATTAGGCCTTTCAGACGTCGAAAGCGTCCTATACTCCCTTCCTTTACGCTACGAAGACCGCCGCCAAATACGCAAAATTTCACAACTACATGATCATGGCATACAAGTTTTTTCCGGGAAAATTCTCGCGGTTGGTGAGTCTCAGACCGCAAGACGCCGTAAAAAACTCTACGAAGTGGTAGTCAGTGATGGCACCGGACAAGTATCTCTCAAATGGTTTCACTACCGTAAACCCTTCATGCAGCAACGTTTTATCGTTGGTCGTCACGCGGTGTTCATCGGTGAACCCAAACGTTTTGGTGCTGTTCGGGAAGTTCACCATCCGGACGTGGAATTTCTTGCCCCAAACCAGTCAACTTCCGAGTTAACGGTCACGGATCCACTATCCTATGGCTGTTATTTACCCGTATATCACCTGACAGAAGGCCTTCACCAAAAAACTGCCCGCAAAATATGGCGTGAGGCCGTGGAACGTTATGCACCCTTAGCTTTTTCGCCACTCCCCGACGAAATTCGCCAACGCCAGGGGTTATTGCCCCTTGCGAAAGCCTTACAAGAAGCCCATTGGCCCAGCTCTGAAACATCTTTTGATGAGTTGGAAGGAGGGACCGACTTGGCTCGCCGCTCGTTGGTCTTTGACGAATTTTTCTTCTTGGAACTCGGCTTAGCTCTTCGTCGTCAAGGCATTGAGCTTGAGAAGGGTTTTGCTTTTACTGTGGCCCACAAGTATACGGCACCTTTGGCCAAGATGTTGCCTTACCGATTAACCGAAGCCCAGCGAAGGGTCCTTAATGAAATCAAACGGGACATGATGGTCGAGCGGCCGATGAATCGTTTATTGCAGGGGGATGTCGGCAGCGGAAAAACCATTGTCGCTTTGATGAGTGCCTTGATCGCCATTGAAAATAATACTCAGGTGGCTTTAGTTGCTCCAACGGAAATTTTAGCTGAGCAACATTACCTACAGTTTCACCCCTGGCTCGACAAGCTGGGTCTTAGAGTTGTGTATCTATCAGGCTCAACTTCGGTAAAGGATAAAAAGGCCATCTTGCACCAAATCGCTGTCGGTGAAGTCCATATGGTGGTCGGTACTCACGCGGTTTTACAGCAGGGCGTTGAATTTCATAAGCTGGGTCTCGGTATCATCGATGAACAGCATCGTTTTGGCGTCAAGCAAAGGGCCGCCTTGCGTAAAAAGGGAAAACACCCCGACTTGCTGGTGATGACGGCAACACCCATACCTCGTTCCCTGGCTCTTACGGTATACGGGGATCTGGCCCTGAGCATTATTGATGAGTTGCCACCCGGACGCACCCCCGTTAAAACCTTGTGTTTGACGGATCAATTCCGGCAAAAAGCCTACAAGCACATTCAATCTAAGATCGCCAAGGGGGAACAGGCGTATATTGTTTACCCCCTGGTCGAAGAAACAGAAAAAAGTGACTTGTTAGCCGCCACCGAAGGTTTTGAGTGTTTACAGAAGGATATTTTCCCTGACTTTAAGCTCGGGTTGTTACATGGTCGGCTTAGACCAGAAGAAAAGGAACAGCTTATGCGCGAGTTTAAGTCCGGCGAAATTCAACTGTTGGTGTCCACCACAGTCATCGAGGTCGGAATCGACGTGCCTAACGCATCCGTTATGATGATTGAACACGCTGAAAGATTCGGCCTTGCACAATTGCACCAACTTAGAGGCCGCGTCGGTCGGGGTGCGGCTGAGAGCCATTGTTTACTAATGCGTTCTGAGCGCTGTTCAGAAGTAGGCCGGAAACGCTTGGCCGTGATGGTAGAAAGCAACGATGGTTTCCGCATTGCTGAAGCGGACCTTGAAATCAGGGGGCCCGGCGAGGTGTTAGGTACAAAGCAATCAGGGATGCCGGACTTTCGAGTCGCTAATCTTTTAAAAGACGGTCGTGTTTTAGAAGAGGCTCGGCAGGAGGCCTTTCAATTGGTTGAAGGCCATAAATTCCTCGATAACCCTCGATATGATGATTTGCGTCTTGAGTTAAAAAAACGATGGGGAGGACGCCTGGAGTTAGCCAGTCTTGGTTAAAGACAAATATTTCCCTTTATCATTTTGTTAGTTTACATAATATATATTATCCGACTCAACGTCTAATGGTCGTTTGGGTGGTCTCTCATGACTACCCCTGGCCAACGTCGGACACAGCTTGCCAGAGAACGCCTTTCTAAGCTCCAATTCTACGTTGACTCCCTGACCAATATTGAGCGGTCCAAGCTGGCTGCTCGATACCTTCGTAAAGTTCCTTCTAAATACCGTTCGTATCTTCTCCGTAAGATGACCATTGCAGAGCTTGCCTTCTGCCAGGTCTTTTCTAGGGAGACCTACGGATGGTAACTACTCCAACCAACTATCGAAAAAAGAGCGGTAATGTTTATCCCTTCTTCACGGAACATCCTCGACATTATATATGCATGTACATCACGCACCCAATTCTCTCTGTTGAATTGACGCAATTTTGAATCAGGTCTTGAAGATGCGTCTTCCATGGTGATTCAGGAGGGAATACTTTTTCTGGGAATCAACAATAGCATTTACCATATTTCTACTATCATTTTTGTGGTAGGGAAATGGAACTTGCAATAATATGGCGGCAACACCCAACTGGCTTATTTATATAGAGAAACTCCAGCCTTTGGATATAAGTTGGGGTTCAGTTTTGATTATCGCCCTTCCCTCATCTGATGCGAAGCCATCGTCAATTGAAATAGTTTTTTAGAGAGAATTGACGGGGACGGCCGGCACAACAACGACAAGGACTTTTAAGAAAAACTGCGGAACCTTCCCTGAACAACACCAAAGGTGAACAAGGTGGACATAACCCACTGTCAACCAAAGGAGGCCATGTGCCATACGTATGGAAAAATGGCTCCGCAGCTCTTGAATACGATTGTCAGAAAGAATAAATCAGTTCGGCACGAAGGAACGAGGCCGTATGATCCTGTTGATCGTCCGTATAATAATTTCCAGGTTCCATGAATTCAAACAAAAGATGTCCTGAAAGTTTATCTTTCTGGGTAAACAGTTTTTCCTTGAGGGTAAAGTTGTTTTTGCAGGTAATAAGCAAACCGCGGTCATGGCCTCCGCCCGCACCGTTGTCCTCAGGGGCCCACATATATCCGAGCAGGAGGTTAATCTTCAATTTTTTAAGGGGTGAAATGGAAAAGTCGATATAGGGCATATTCAAGTTGGACCAGCGGCCTGCGCCATCGGTGTCATATGCATAGACGTATAATTCGCTGTATTGCGGCCAACGAGCCCAGAGCGGATTCCATCCCTCATCCTTGGACGTATCGGGATCGTCGCCTGAAAGATAATACCAGCCGAGGCCGAGGCGTGCCTTCTGCGCGGCAAGGGCTTCTATGAACAAAACTGCCTTGGCATCGATCATAAACGCAGAGATGTCATCGCCAACCTGATAGGCTGCCTCCAGGTTGCCCTTTAGATGAGTGGTGAGGGTCGGCATCAAGCGGGTGCCAACGGTATGGCGGTCATTGTTGTTAAGAAAAGAGACATCTTGTTCATGGGTCTTGATGAGATAGTACGCCTCAAACGGAAGCTTTTCGATGGATTTGTTTTTAACATAAACACCGCCCCCCGTTTCCGCGCCGTCAAAGGCGTTTCCGCCCGTAAAGCCGACAATGTCGCGATCTTGGGTGTGCATGGCTAGGGGATCTTGCGCCTGGGTGTGTAGTAGAAGAAAGTCGACAGTTGTGTCTGCAAAACCGGAATAGGTCAATTTCACGGCATCAAAGTAAATCGTTCTAGAACCATCCTTGGGGGTTCCGTCAAGGATCAGTTTCCCTGTTCCATAAATCAGGTCCTGGCGTCCGAAGCGCAGGGTCCAGTCGCTCTTTTTCCAGTCAAAAAACAGGTTGTCGATTACAATTTCGTCTAACGAGTCCCAGGAGTCGTTGTCCGGATCCAGATAGGTGCGGAATTCATTTACGAGGCGGGCTTTCACCAAAAAGTCATCGCTGCGGTGGTACTCCCCCAGAGGCGGGTCCGATAACGCTGGAAATGATTATGGCCACCACGTGCCTCACCGCCGTTGGTGTAAGGAATATTGTCAAAATAGACCTCGCGAAGCCGAATGTCCCCCCGAACAAAAACTCCGGACCTGCAGCCTCAGCTTTCACATTTTGATCAGCGCAGACCGGGAAAGACAGAAAGGCCATCAAAAGCATCAGGAAAGTAATTTTCAATTTGCACCCCATAACAACACCCCTTTTTACATTCCAAAAAAAGATCCAAGATTAAAGCAACCTCACTGTGGCAAAAACAGGCCTTGTTTGTTTTTGTCACCCCCGAACTTGGTCCAAGTGGAGGATTAAAATACGGTTCTATAAACCAAAACGAGAATGCCATGAACGTCAACAGAAACGCAACACCTTTTCCATCAAAGCCAGTGTTTTTGGCGTCCTTGAAGCAGTGGCATGGCCAGAAAATGCTGTCTTATTCGTATTGTCACTGGGATATAGTCTGCTGTTTGACTTGTAGGCTGGATTGTAGAAATTACCACGGGCAGTTAATGGTCATGCCCCGACCCCATTCCACAACACCTATAGGCACTGAACTGTAAAGTAATATGTGTAGTTGTGTAGCTTTAAACGTAAAAAAGCCGTGACTTTCGTCACGGCTTTTTTGGCGTTGGTCGGGGCGAGAGGATTTGAACCTCCGACCCCCTGCACCCCATGCAGGTGCGCTACCAGGCTGCGCTACGCCCCGTCAATCAACGCGTGCGGATTATTGTCCATCCGCCATAAAATGTCAAGAATAAAAGACCCTTGAAACACGCCTCTTCTTACAAAAAATCAAGTGGCCTGCAAGTGGCCTGGTTTTACTTCATAGGCCTTAAAATTACTACATACTGTAGACAGCTTCGGCTGACAGAACCTCGACGTCATTCGAGGTTAAGGCCGCAATTGCCTGCTCACTGTCATCGAAACGAAAAATAATGACCGCATGATCCCCACAACGCTCGACAAAGGCATAGAGATATTCAACGGTAATTTTGGCTTCATCCAGGATGTGTAAGATATGCGCGAGCCCCATGGGACGATCAGGCACCTGGACCGCCACCACATCCGTTTTATCCACGGTGAAACCCTCTTCCGTGAGTGCCTTTTTCGCCACATCTGTCCGGTCGACAATCAACCGCAAAATGCCGAAATCGGAGGTCTCAGCTAAAGAAAGAGCCCGAATATTCACTTCGGCCTTGCCAAGGGCGGCAGTGGCCTGAGCAAGTTTCCCTGCTCGGTTTTCTATAAAAACAGAAATTTGTTGTACGGTCATCTGCCCTCTCCTTTTAATCTTGCTAGCCTTTACGCAGATCGATAACCCTCTTGGCTTTTCCTTCGCTCCGGGTTATCGATTTTGGTTCCACCAGGCGAACCTTGCAGGTGATGTTGAGAAGACTTTTGATCTCGTGACGTATGCGCTCGCTCAAACCCTGCATGACACGGATCTCATCGGAAAAAAGATCTTCAGTGACTTCGACCTGAACTTCGAGGGAGTCGAGATTGTCTTCACGGTTAACGATTAGCTGGTAGTGAGGTTCGACACCTTCGACCTGCATTAACACACTTTCGATTTGAGACGGGAAAACGTTAACCCCACGTATGATCAACATATCGTCGCTGCGCCCACTCATGCGTTGCAGGCGACGATGGCTACGGCCACAAACACAGGGCTCGCTGATGAACCGAGTGATATCACGGGTGCGATAACGAATCATGGGAATGCCTTCTTTGGTGATGGTAGTGATCACCAGCTCCCCTTCTTCGCCGTCGGCTAATACTTCTCCCGTCTGCGGGTTGATAATCTCGGCAATAAAATGGTCTTCCCATATATGGAGG
Protein-coding sequences here:
- a CDS encoding alginate export family protein, which encodes MKARLVNEFRTYLDPDNDSWDSLDEIVIDNLFFDWKKSDWTLRFGRQDLIYGTGKLILDGTPKDGSRTIYFDAVKLTYSGFADTTVDFLLLHTQAQDPLAMHTQDRDIVGFTGGNAFDGAETGGGVYVKNKSIEKLPFEAYYLIKTHEQDVSFLNNNDRHTVGTRLMPTLTTHLKGNLEAAYQVGDDISAFMIDAKAVLFIEALAAQKARLGLGWYYLSGDDPDTSKDEGWNPLWARWPQYSELYVYAYDTDGAGRWSNLNMPYIDFSISPLKKLKINLLLGYMWAPEDNGAGGGHDRGLLITCKNNFTLKEKLFTQKDKLSGHLLFEFMEPGNYYTDDQQDHTASFLRAELIYSF
- a CDS encoding amino acid-binding protein — protein: MTVQQISVFIENRAGKLAQATAALGKAEVNIRALSLAETSDFGILRLIVDRTDVAKKALTEEGFTVDKTDVVAVQVPDRPMGLAHILHILDEAKITVEYLYAFVERCGDHAVIIFRFDDSEQAIAALTSNDVEVLSAEAVYSM